In Trichoderma atroviride chromosome 2, complete sequence, one DNA window encodes the following:
- a CDS encoding uncharacterized protein (EggNog:ENOG41), producing the protein MSSFNATPPAPKPATYEFVVGQRPDQLNAGSNKKLRSHLSKRGWEAYLEQKKLSSPVSVRVDEAAQRTDDGARRKKRRRHRQAITWDVVEPDDPRFPGPGNVREAMLALIKTGRHTPLEKTLSIDYRLGGGRVDPFKSYPTPFRSYIPHLVDHYIIHMAVDIPELDQPGNAGLLRSRWFRMATSEMSTFQVVLLLAAGNFVSVKGAVPAEQGFDIHQLKGDAIQSLKYAMNDEAKATSDSIIGAVAKLASFESMHGSEADFRLHMEHTIRLVNMRGGAEQSRSGRALAKDAHLD; encoded by the exons ATGTCTTCGTTCAATGCAACACCACCGGCTCCCAAGCCCGCGACGTATGAATTCGTCGTTGGCCAGCGTCCGGACCAGCTAAATGCCGGAtccaacaagaagctgcgGTCGCATCTGTCCAAGAGAGGATGGGAGGCCTACttggagcagaagaagctctcaTCGCCAGTCTCAGTCCGAGTGGATGAAGCAGCTCAGCGCACCGATGATGGGGCTAGGCGAAAGAAGCGCAGGCGCCATCGGCAGGCCATTACCTGGGATGTCGTGGAACCAGACGATCCAAGGTTTCCAGGACCTGGAAATGTCAGAGAGGCCATGTTGGCCCTCATCAAGACCGGAAGGCACACGCCTTTGGAGAAGACGCTTTCAATCGACTACAGACTTGGAGGTGGACGCGTTGATCCTTTCAAATCGTATCCTACGCCATTTCGATCTTACATACCTCATTTGGTGGACCACT ACATTATCCACATGGCCGTCGACATCCCCGAACTTGACCAACCCGGAAACGCTGGTCTTCTTCGCAGTCGCTGGTTCCGCATGGCCACATCCGAAATGTCCACGTTCCAAGTCGTCCTGCTCCTCGCCGCAGGCAACTTTGTCAGCGTCAAAGGCGCCGTGCCCGCAGAGCAAGGGTTTGACATACATCAGCTCAAAGGCGATGCCATCCAATCTCTCAAATATGCCATGAATGACGAGGCCAAAGCCACAAGCGACTCCATCATCGGAGCGGTGGCCAAGCTGGCGAGCTTCGAGTCCATGCATGGGTCCGAGGCTGATTTCCGGCTGCATATGGAGCATACCATTAGGCTGGTGAATATGAGGGGGGGGGCTGAACAATCTCGGTCTGGGAGGGCTCTTGCGAAGG
- a CDS encoding uncharacterized protein (BUSCO:EOG092D4D4F) yields the protein MPHQKSISPYSPQHHLQLPLYTDTSKQPPASPTTMAPVDRIDHDGIEQQLKDVIQDFYRVMVQVSTYDSMGVSSKEVLSKEIKSLSTSLQNVHVAASPPHLLPSVPPELLEYVENGRNPDIYTREFVELVRRGNQLMRGKQSAFASFRDVLAEQMSSAMPELREDVAKVLEATGGDPAIATGGAGAAAGSSGTSNLPARPASAVQGGQTGSQ from the exons ATGCCCCACCAAAAAAGCATCTCCCCATACTCTCCACAGCATCACCTTCAACTTCCTCTCTACACAGATACGTCAAAACAACCTCCAGCTTCGCCCACAACCATGGCGCCTGTCGATAGAATAGACCACGATGGAATTGAGC AACAGCTCAAGGACGTCATCCAAGACTTCTACCGCGTCATGGTCCAAGTCTCAACATACGACTCCATGGGCGTCTCAAGCAAAGAAGTCCTATCTAAAGAAAT CAAATCTCTCTCCACCTCCCTCCAAAACGTCCACGTCGCCGCCTCCCCTCCGCACCTCCTCCCCTCCGTGCCCCCCGAACTGCTCGAGTACGTCGAAAACGGCCGCAACCCGGACATTTACACGCGCGAGTTTGTCGAGCTGGTGCGCCGCGGAAACCAGCTCATGCGCGGCAAGCAGAGCGCCTTTGCGAGCTTCCGCGACGTGCTCGCCGAGCAAATGTCCTCTGCCATGCCGGAGCTGCGCGAGGATGTGGCAAAGGTGCTGGAGGCGACGGGCGGCGATCCAGCGATTGCGActggcggtgctggtgcAGCGGCTGGTAGCAGCGGGACTAGTAATCTTCCTGCGAGGCCTGCGTCTGCTGTGCAGGGTGGACAGACTGGTAGCCAGTGA